In Candidatus Cybelea sp., the sequence CGCTCCCCGATCCGCAAGTCTTCGCGCAGTTTCTTTCCGGGCTCGGTGTCGAAGACGGCACGCAAATCGTTGCCTACGACGCGGGCGGCGACATGTTTGCCGCACGCTTGTGGTTTCTGTGCCGCTGGATCGGTCACGATTCGGTGGCGATTCTCGACGGCGGCCTCGCCGCGTGGACGAAAGCGGGCTACTCCGTAACGGCTGCGCCGTCGGTGCCCGCGCGCGAAGGCCGCGTCAGCGTGCGCTTACGCCCGGAACTCGTCGTCGACGCGCAGTACGTTCTCGCCAACCTGCACGACGAAGCGACGCAGCTGCTCGACGCGAGGGCACGCGAGCGTTTCTCCGGGGAGACCGAGCCGATCGACCCGGTCGGCGGCCACATCCCGGGAGCCCGCAACCGCTGGTTCAAAGCGAACTTCGAAGCCGACGGGTCGCTGAAATCGCCCGAAAGCCTGCGGCGCGAGTTCGCGCAGGCAGCGCTCGACGCGCAACGGACGATCCATCAGTGCGGTTCGGGCGTCTCCTCCGCGGTCAACGTGCTGGCGATGGAACACGCGGGACTCACCGGCTCACGCATCTACAACGGCTCGTGGAGCGAGTGGGTCGCCGATACCTCGCGCCCGGTCGAGACCGGCTCCTAGGCTCCTAACGTTTAACCGGAGGCGGAACGGCGTTCGGCTTCGCGATCGCTCCAGCCGGCGAAGCGTTCAGCCGCTCGAGTTCCTCGCTGCTCGGGACTTGCGGAAAATCGCGGCAACTCTCGACGAAACAGTAGAAGCCGAACGGCGTCTCGCCACGGTTGACGAACT encodes:
- a CDS encoding sulfurtransferase — protein: MAFTTIVAPRELYERLGSAELVVIDCRHSLGDFALGRRLYEESHIPGAFFAGVEEDLAGEKTGRNGRHPLPDPQVFAQFLSGLGVEDGTQIVAYDAGGDMFAARLWFLCRWIGHDSVAILDGGLAAWTKAGYSVTAAPSVPAREGRVSVRLRPELVVDAQYVLANLHDEATQLLDARARERFSGETEPIDPVGGHIPGARNRWFKANFEADGSLKSPESLRREFAQAALDAQRTIHQCGSGVSSAVNVLAMEHAGLTGSRIYNGSWSEWVADTSRPVETGS